The Populus trichocarpa isolate Nisqually-1 chromosome 11, P.trichocarpa_v4.1, whole genome shotgun sequence genome has a segment encoding these proteins:
- the LOC18111266 gene encoding protein METABOLIC NETWORK MODULATOR 1 gives MDPLSQGTSSTPVDPPMKRKRGRPRKDESSVPGEKTPVLPESDNMKENKETTGTTGASMVGQVITGVIDGLFDAGYLVKVKVGDSDTPLRGLVFLPSRFIPITAANDVAPQAKMNRRADIPIPVSYPPT, from the coding sequence ATGGATCCTCTGAGTCAGGGGACTAGCTCCACTCCAGTGGATCCTCCTATGAAACGCAAACGTGGCCGTCCGCGCAAGGATGAGAGCTCAGTACCAGGCGAGAAAACACCAGTATTGCCTGAATCTGACAATATGAAGGAAAACAAAGAGACTACAGGAACAACTGGTGCTAGCATGGTGGGTCAGGTGATTACCGGTGTTATTGATGGTTTATTTGATGCTGGATATCTTGTTAAAGTTAAGGTAGGGGACTCTGACACTCCTTTGAGGGGTCTTGTATTTCTACCCAGCCGATTCATTCCCATCACTGCTGCAAATGATGTGGCTCCACAAGCAAAAATGAATAGAAGAGCAGATATTCCCATCCCAGTTTCATATCCTCCGACTTAG
- the LOC18111264 gene encoding uncharacterized protein LOC18111264, translating to MSTLARRSSYGYSKLDKEDPEEVMHRRAQFLIYKALQQADSPRRRPSFLRIRLCRLKIKIGKKLKKLGKGKLLSISAARVRVYGQVTSHWKRLFGNGEAIASLPPMLALKARN from the coding sequence ATGAGTACTCTAGCGAGAAGATCATCATATGGCTACTCAAAATTGGATAAAGAAGACCCGGAAGAGGTAATGCATAGAAGAGCACAGTTCTTGATCTACAAGGCACTACAGCAAGCAGATTCTCCTAGAAGAAGGCCATCTTTTTTGAGGATCAGATTGTGTAGGTTAAAGATAAAGATTGGCAAGAAACTAAAGAAGTTGGGGAAGGGCAAGTTGTTGTCTATATCTGCCGCGAGAGTTAGAGTGTATGGGCAAGTTACTAGTCATTGGAAGCGCTTGTTTGGCAATGGAGAGGCCATTGCTAGTCTTCCTCCCATGCTGGCCTTGAAGGCTCGAAATTAG